The following proteins are encoded in a genomic region of Streptomyces sp. SLBN-31:
- a CDS encoding NADP-dependent oxidoreductase — protein sequence MSATNRQIRLAARPVGEVKPEDWEYFSGPVDEPGPGRFAGRTRVISLDPAMRGWLDDRPSYLPPVGIGEVMRAGSVIEVTASNHPDFQPGDHVVGTFGVQEYVVSDGKGALKVDTSLAPPSTYLGALGMPGMTAYFGLLDVGALEDGETVVVSGAAGAVGTIAGQIAKAKGCRVVGIAGGPDKCAMLVDELGFDAAIDYRAENVRKALKQHAPDGIDVYFDNVGGDVLDAALTRLAMHARVVVCGAISQYNNATPVKGPSNYLSLLVRRARMEGFVVFDYAKRYAQAAQEISAWIGAGRIKVKEHVVKGSVDDFPETLGMLFRGENVGKLVLELA from the coding sequence ATGTCTGCGACCAACCGCCAGATCCGTCTGGCAGCCCGCCCCGTGGGCGAGGTCAAGCCCGAGGACTGGGAATACTTCTCAGGGCCCGTCGATGAGCCGGGCCCGGGCCGATTCGCGGGCCGGACGCGCGTCATCTCCCTGGACCCGGCGATGCGGGGCTGGCTGGACGACCGTCCCTCGTATCTGCCGCCGGTGGGCATCGGCGAGGTGATGCGCGCCGGGTCGGTCATCGAGGTCACCGCGTCGAATCACCCCGACTTCCAGCCGGGCGATCACGTGGTCGGCACGTTCGGCGTCCAGGAGTATGTGGTCTCCGACGGCAAGGGTGCCCTGAAGGTCGACACCTCCCTCGCCCCGCCCTCGACTTATCTCGGCGCGCTGGGCATGCCCGGCATGACCGCCTACTTCGGTCTGCTGGACGTCGGGGCGCTGGAGGACGGTGAGACCGTCGTGGTGTCGGGGGCGGCCGGGGCGGTCGGCACGATCGCCGGCCAGATCGCCAAGGCCAAGGGCTGCCGGGTCGTGGGCATCGCCGGAGGCCCGGACAAGTGCGCCATGCTCGTCGACGAGCTGGGATTCGACGCGGCCATCGACTACCGCGCCGAAAACGTCAGGAAGGCGCTGAAGCAGCACGCTCCCGACGGCATCGACGTCTACTTCGACAACGTCGGAGGGGACGTCCTCGACGCGGCCCTGACGAGGCTGGCGATGCACGCGCGGGTCGTGGTCTGCGGTGCGATCAGCCAGTACAACAACGCCACGCCGGTCAAGGGCCCGTCCAACTACCTCTCGCTGCTGGTGCGCCGCGCCCGCATGGAGGGCTTCGTCGTCTTCGACTACGCCAAGCGCTACGCGCAGGCGGCGCAGGAGATCTCCGCCTGGATCGGGGCCGGCCGCATCAAGGTCAAGGAGCATGTGGTGAAGGGGAGCGTGGACGACTTCCCCGAGACGCTGGGGATGCTCTTCCGCGGGGAGAACGTAGGCAAGCTTGTCCTGGAGCTGGCATGA